One stretch of Tepiditoga spiralis DNA includes these proteins:
- a CDS encoding class I SAM-dependent methyltransferase: protein MNFEVVKKGNINYIYKSNKLLKYKPWLGDLFSFFYDNIMKKSVFPKKFGSSLEKHYDFFNSELKKFDNFIILDLACGNASISKFLNKSNFYYGIDISKGLLKNAIKNLNVNGFQNFELYLANASELPFEDDKFDVCLCNLAINFFNDLDKVLTEIKRVLKDKGVFIGVVPVPEKNYRNSKINGTLYSEKKLESIFEKNGFNFKSYNYENGALLYFKSSFTI from the coding sequence ATGAATTTTGAAGTTGTTAAGAAAGGTAATATTAATTATATTTATAAATCTAACAAGTTGTTAAAATACAAACCGTGGCTTGGAGATCTTTTTTCTTTTTTTTATGATAATATAATGAAAAAATCAGTGTTTCCTAAAAAATTTGGTAGTTCTCTTGAAAAACATTATGATTTTTTTAACTCTGAACTTAAAAAATTTGATAATTTTATTATTTTAGATTTGGCATGTGGAAATGCTTCTATATCTAAGTTTTTAAATAAATCAAATTTTTATTATGGTATAGATATTAGTAAAGGATTATTAAAAAATGCTATTAAAAATTTAAATGTAAATGGTTTTCAAAATTTTGAACTGTATCTTGCAAATGCTTCAGAATTACCTTTTGAAGATGATAAATTTGATGTGTGTTTGTGTAATTTGGCTATAAATTTTTTTAATGACTTAGATAAAGTCTTAACAGAAATTAAAAGAGTTTTGAAAGATAAAGGTGTATTTATAGGTGTTGTTCCTGTACCAGAAAAAAATTATCGAAATAGTAAAATTAATGGTACTTTATATTCTGAAAAAAAGTTGGAATCAATTTTTGAAAAAAATGGATTTAATTTTAAATCTTATAATTATGAAAATGGAGCATTATTATACTTTAAAAGTAGTTTTACTATTTAA
- a CDS encoding inorganic phosphate transporter codes for MIYFLIPAIFLGWSLGSNDAANLFGPPVSSGIIKYKHAIIIASIFVVLGAIIGGAAGLKTIGGLTDINLRESSISLFGAALTVTFMTFLGLPVSTSQAVVGSLVGVGMLRGSVDLSKLIKVVISWVGTPIGALIIAFFAYKIVSYFFRQFLSVQKQDIFIIVGTWAVGIYGSYSLGANNVANVTGALVGRNELFTIPLMATIGGLSIAFGILTFSKRVMMTVGKGIIELDHFSSMITIFAASATVWIYSLIGVPVSSSQSIVGAIIGIGFATGTKTVDKKAIFKIVSGWVSTPVLSGIISVIVTLIMEVIL; via the coding sequence GTGATTTATTTTTTAATTCCAGCTATATTTTTGGGTTGGTCTTTAGGTTCAAATGATGCAGCAAATCTTTTTGGTCCACCAGTTTCAAGTGGTATAATTAAGTATAAACATGCTATAATTATAGCTTCAATATTTGTAGTTCTAGGAGCAATAATTGGTGGAGCTGCAGGTCTTAAAACCATTGGTGGACTTACTGATATAAATCTTAGAGAATCATCTATATCATTATTTGGTGCTGCATTAACAGTTACTTTTATGACTTTTTTAGGATTACCAGTTTCAACTTCTCAAGCAGTTGTTGGTTCTTTAGTTGGTGTTGGAATGCTTAGAGGATCTGTTGATTTGAGTAAATTAATAAAAGTTGTAATATCTTGGGTTGGTACGCCGATTGGTGCTTTAATAATTGCATTTTTTGCTTATAAAATTGTTTCATATTTTTTTAGACAATTTTTAAGTGTACAAAAACAAGATATCTTCATAATAGTTGGTACTTGGGCTGTTGGAATATATGGATCATATTCACTTGGTGCAAATAATGTTGCAAACGTAACTGGAGCACTAGTTGGAAGAAATGAATTATTTACAATTCCATTAATGGCTACTATTGGTGGTCTTTCAATAGCTTTTGGTATACTAACTTTTAGCAAAAGAGTTATGATGACTGTTGGAAAAGGAATCATAGAACTAGATCACTTTTCTTCAATGATTACAATTTTTGCTGCATCAGCAACAGTTTGGATTTATTCATTAATAGGTGTCCCTGTAAGTAGTTCACAATCAATAGTTGGTGCTATTATAGGTATAGGCTTTGCAACTGGTACAAAGACAGTCGATAAAAAAGCAATATTTAAAATTGTATCTGGCTGGGTTTCAACGCCAGTTCTTTCAGGTATAATATCAGTGATAGTAACATTAATTATGGAGGTGATTTTATGA